One part of the Aliivibrio fischeri ATCC 7744 = JCM 18803 = DSM 507 genome encodes these proteins:
- the murP gene encoding PTS N-acetylmuramic acid transporter subunit IIBC, with protein sequence MAKITTSMIQEILTAIGGKSNVIKCGNCMTRLRLTLHDDNLADRDTIKRIAGVMGLVESDDQFQIVLGPGKAQTAAEMMNEMMEGEEDNSASTATESRDLKDVASEHKQKLKKKQTSAAQRFLSKFATIFTPLIPGFIAAGLLLGFATLLDQIYIIGNESPNANLVDLILYMKVFSKGLFSFLSILIGYNAQQAFGGSGVNGAILASLFVLGYNPDATSGIYSGMTDFFGHGIDPRGNIIGVLIAAIIGASVEKKVRQYMPDNLDMILTSVVTLLIMGAVTFVVIMPIGGVLFQGMSWLFMNLNGNPIGSAILAGLFLISVMFGIHQGFVPVYFALMDAQGFNSLFPILAMAGAGQVGAALALYAKANKDALLRTQVKGSIIPGFLGIGEPLIYGVTLPRVKPFITACVGGAAGGFFIGLVSYMGLPVGLNTVFGPSGIVALPLMTSNAGIFAGMLVFAAGLVISYVAGFLATWFFGTKNVDLS encoded by the coding sequence ATGGCTAAAATAACCACTTCCATGATTCAAGAGATACTGACCGCAATTGGTGGCAAATCAAATGTCATTAAGTGTGGAAACTGTATGACACGTCTGCGCCTTACCCTTCATGATGATAATTTAGCAGATAGAGACACAATCAAACGCATTGCTGGTGTGATGGGACTGGTTGAAAGTGATGATCAATTTCAAATCGTATTAGGCCCAGGTAAAGCACAAACAGCAGCTGAGATGATGAATGAAATGATGGAAGGAGAGGAAGATAACTCTGCTTCAACAGCGACCGAAAGCCGAGATTTAAAAGACGTTGCATCAGAACATAAACAGAAATTGAAGAAAAAACAAACCAGCGCAGCACAACGTTTTTTGAGCAAGTTTGCTACCATTTTTACTCCATTAATTCCGGGGTTCATTGCTGCTGGTCTGTTACTTGGTTTCGCAACTTTACTTGATCAAATTTATATCATAGGTAATGAATCACCAAATGCGAATCTGGTGGATTTAATCCTTTATATGAAAGTCTTCAGTAAAGGCTTATTCAGCTTCTTAAGTATTTTAATTGGTTACAATGCTCAACAAGCTTTTGGTGGTTCAGGGGTAAATGGTGCGATCCTAGCGTCATTGTTTGTACTTGGTTATAACCCTGATGCAACCTCTGGTATTTATTCTGGTATGACGGATTTCTTTGGCCATGGTATTGATCCAAGAGGCAACATTATTGGTGTATTGATTGCTGCTATTATCGGTGCAAGCGTTGAGAAGAAAGTTCGCCAATACATGCCTGATAACCTAGATATGATTTTAACTTCGGTTGTGACGTTACTTATTATGGGTGCGGTTACCTTTGTGGTTATCATGCCGATTGGTGGTGTGTTATTCCAAGGCATGTCATGGTTATTCATGAACTTAAACGGTAACCCAATTGGTAGTGCAATTCTTGCGGGTCTGTTTTTAATCTCAGTAATGTTTGGTATTCACCAAGGCTTTGTACCGGTTTACTTTGCTTTAATGGATGCACAAGGCTTTAACTCACTGTTCCCAATCCTTGCGATGGCAGGTGCAGGTCAAGTGGGTGCTGCATTGGCTCTGTATGCAAAAGCAAATAAAGACGCATTGTTACGTACTCAAGTAAAAGGTTCTATTATCCCAGGCTTTTTAGGCATAGGTGAGCCACTTATTTACGGTGTAACACTTCCACGAGTGAAACCATTTATCACTGCTTGCGTAGGTGGTGCAGCAGGTGGCTTCTTTATCGGATTAGTTTCATACATGGGCTTACCCGTTGGTTTGAATACTGTATTTGGTCCATCAGGTATCGTTGCTCTACCTCTTATGACATCTAATGCAGGTATCTTTGCCGGAATGCTAGTCTTTGCAGCAGGTTTGGTCATCTCATACGTCGCTGGCTTTCTTGCAACTTGGTTCTTCGGAACAAAGAATGTTGATTTAAGCTAA
- a CDS encoding sulfite exporter TauE/SafE family protein, whose amino-acid sequence MDLGLLSAMFLIFIGSFVQSAIGFGLAIVTAPLLFLISPDYVPAPIVIVGLFLSIINAYKHKANVSFRGLGYAFLGRIPGSVFGGLLLYYVDAKLLSLWIGVVVLLAVAISLLPFRIEPNNSRMTIAGFFSGLFGTSSGIGGPPMALLLQHQEANLIRANLSAFFVVSSFISLAVQVPAGYMSLNHLYLTLPLLPASVIGYLVAMKVVDKIDKGTIRKVSLVMCSVSGIAAIVLGMR is encoded by the coding sequence ATGGATCTTGGTTTATTATCTGCAATGTTTCTTATCTTTATAGGATCATTTGTTCAAAGCGCGATTGGTTTTGGACTTGCTATTGTTACTGCGCCACTGCTATTTTTAATTTCTCCTGATTACGTTCCTGCCCCAATAGTGATTGTCGGTTTATTCTTATCCATTATTAATGCGTATAAACATAAAGCGAATGTGTCTTTTCGAGGTTTAGGGTACGCATTTTTAGGTCGGATTCCCGGCTCTGTATTTGGTGGCTTACTGCTTTATTACGTAGATGCAAAACTGTTGTCTCTTTGGATTGGCGTAGTGGTATTACTTGCCGTTGCGATTAGCTTGCTTCCATTTCGTATTGAACCAAATAACTCAAGAATGACGATTGCAGGTTTCTTTTCAGGTCTCTTTGGCACCAGTTCTGGTATTGGTGGCCCTCCAATGGCACTGTTATTACAGCATCAAGAAGCAAACCTTATTCGAGCTAACTTATCCGCTTTCTTTGTTGTGAGTAGTTTTATTTCTCTTGCAGTGCAAGTACCTGCGGGATATATGAGCTTAAATCATTTATATCTTACGTTGCCATTACTTCCGGCTTCGGTTATCGGTTATCTGGTCGCAATGAAAGTAGTGGATAAAATCGATAAAGGAACAATAAGAAAGGTGTCTTTGGTGATGTGTTCGGTATCAGGTATTGCTGCGATAGTATTAGGAATGAGGTGA
- a CDS encoding YaeQ family protein, translated as MALKPTIYKFRVALTDMNRDHYDSLNLTIAQHPSENTERMMARVLAFCLNAREGLVFTKGLSEVDEPDIWVREYDDSVSLWIDAGEPDADRMKKATRQSKETKVYSFNSKSEVWWKQNQSKFAPYSVDVVRFDWEQIQAFAALLQRTMDISVMITGDSAFISTEQGECEVTWETLQSVE; from the coding sequence GTGGCTCTTAAACCAACCATCTATAAATTTCGTGTCGCTTTAACAGACATGAATCGTGATCATTATGATTCATTGAATTTGACGATTGCTCAGCACCCTTCAGAAAACACTGAGCGCATGATGGCACGTGTATTGGCGTTTTGCTTAAATGCAAGAGAAGGTCTGGTCTTCACTAAAGGGCTATCAGAAGTTGATGAACCTGATATTTGGGTTCGTGAATATGATGATTCTGTTTCACTATGGATTGATGCCGGTGAGCCAGATGCGGATCGCATGAAAAAAGCAACGCGTCAGTCAAAAGAAACCAAAGTTTATAGCTTCAACTCAAAGTCAGAAGTGTGGTGGAAACAAAACCAAAGTAAATTTGCTCCTTATTCAGTTGATGTTGTTCGTTTTGATTGGGAACAAATTCAAGCGTTTGCCGCATTACTACAAAGAACGATGGATATTTCAGTGATGATCACAGGTGACTCTGCATTTATTTCAACTGAGCAGGGCGAGTGTGAAGTTACTTGGGAAACCTTACAATCAGTAGAATAA
- a CDS encoding GNAT family N-acetyltransferase — MKFRSEKEFDHKAIENVTYKAFENHPHHASGAKPTEHKIIERLRENNALTLSLVAEKGDTIIGHIAFSPVLINGKDSKWYGLGPVSVLPEHQSEGIGSRLIRLGLEQLIEQGAEGAVLLGEPEYYQRFGFKSDEKLILEGVPAEYFLCLPLTEIEIPQGEVNYHPAFFE; from the coding sequence ATGAAATTTAGAAGTGAAAAAGAATTCGATCATAAAGCAATTGAAAACGTAACTTATAAAGCGTTTGAAAACCATCCGCATCATGCTTCGGGTGCAAAACCAACAGAGCATAAAATCATTGAACGATTACGTGAGAATAATGCACTTACTCTGTCACTTGTGGCTGAGAAGGGTGACACCATCATTGGGCATATTGCATTTTCACCTGTATTAATTAATGGCAAGGATTCGAAATGGTACGGTTTAGGGCCTGTTTCGGTATTACCTGAGCATCAAAGTGAAGGCATTGGTTCCCGTTTAATTCGTTTAGGTCTTGAGCAATTAATCGAGCAAGGTGCGGAAGGGGCAGTGTTACTTGGTGAGCCAGAATATTATCAACGATTTGGCTTTAAATCGGATGAAAAATTAATATTAGAAGGTGTACCTGCTGAGTATTTCTTATGTCTGCCATTAACAGAAATTGAAATACCTCAGGGTGAAGTTAACTATCATCCGGCGTTCTTTGAATAA
- a CDS encoding BCCT family transporter has protein sequence MKKHFELIDKPTFFGAILLLCAVVVPLLVFPAEGAEWIAVAKTFMTDKLGFAYLGLGLAAFFFMIYIVFSDIGQIKLGDPDEKPEFALASWAAMLFCGGIGASILYWGTIEWAYYYQNPPFQLEAGSEEAVRWAATYGLFHWGPIAWCIYMIPAIPIAYFFYVRKQPVLKVSAALMPVIGEANSFGKLGKVIDVLFIFGLLGGAATTLGLAAPLINEGISYLFGIPATTGSQILVLMVCTAIFAYSSYMGMDKGIKILSNINFWGALGLLLFVLVCGPTIFMLETGLDSIGRMLSNFFVMATWAEPFGGMGTFEDTHFPQDWTIFYWAWWLVFAPSMGLFVARISRGRTIKQMVSGAVFFGSLGCAMYFIILGNYGLSLQLSGELDVVGILNSEGATRAIFSVLEQLPFSTFVIAVFTLLCVIFTATTFDSISYILASVVQTNVTEDPMRWNRLFWAFTLSFMPSALMFMGGLATLQTAAIVGGLPLLVIAIMLMISGVKAAMLDLSHQDNYVDPVINISDLPDVDPWSKEGQALARFEQLRDNAIEAADLEREANDAIWMLKKQLRKEALARGESSVDLGDAPDEIIEKLRQLTDDSTNAKEAKLAASELAQEARVAFDALMRQKVEEETLQANEEAKLAIKTRLNTPS, from the coding sequence ATGAAAAAACACTTCGAGCTTATCGATAAACCCACCTTTTTCGGCGCAATTTTACTGCTTTGTGCGGTTGTAGTTCCTTTACTGGTATTCCCAGCTGAAGGTGCCGAGTGGATTGCCGTAGCTAAAACATTCATGACCGACAAACTGGGCTTTGCTTATTTAGGGCTAGGTTTAGCGGCATTTTTCTTCATGATCTACATCGTGTTCTCTGATATCGGCCAAATCAAACTGGGTGATCCAGATGAAAAGCCTGAATTTGCACTGGCGTCTTGGGCGGCAATGCTATTTTGTGGCGGTATCGGTGCCAGTATTTTGTACTGGGGTACGATTGAATGGGCATACTACTACCAAAACCCTCCGTTTCAATTAGAAGCTGGCAGTGAGGAAGCAGTACGTTGGGCGGCGACTTATGGTCTTTTCCACTGGGGTCCAATTGCTTGGTGTATCTATATGATCCCTGCAATTCCAATTGCTTACTTCTTCTACGTACGTAAACAACCTGTACTAAAAGTATCTGCTGCTTTAATGCCTGTTATTGGCGAAGCAAACAGCTTTGGTAAACTGGGTAAAGTTATTGATGTACTGTTTATCTTCGGTCTATTGGGCGGCGCAGCAACAACCTTAGGTTTAGCAGCCCCACTTATCAACGAAGGTATTAGCTACCTATTTGGTATTCCTGCAACAACAGGTAGCCAGATTTTAGTACTTATGGTTTGTACCGCTATCTTTGCTTACTCATCATACATGGGTATGGACAAAGGCATTAAGATTTTAAGTAACATTAACTTCTGGGGTGCATTAGGTTTACTGCTGTTTGTATTAGTTTGCGGTCCAACCATCTTTATGTTGGAAACAGGCTTAGATTCAATAGGTCGTATGCTATCTAACTTCTTTGTGATGGCGACATGGGCAGAACCGTTTGGTGGTATGGGTACGTTTGAAGATACTCACTTCCCACAAGATTGGACTATTTTCTACTGGGCATGGTGGCTAGTATTTGCACCAAGCATGGGTCTGTTCGTTGCTCGTATTTCACGTGGCAGAACGATTAAACAGATGGTTTCAGGTGCAGTATTCTTCGGCTCTTTAGGCTGTGCAATGTACTTCATCATCCTTGGTAACTACGGTTTATCACTGCAATTATCTGGTGAATTAGACGTTGTTGGTATTCTTAATAGCGAAGGCGCAACTCGTGCTATCTTCTCTGTTTTAGAACAACTGCCATTCAGCACTTTTGTCATTGCTGTGTTTACTTTGTTATGTGTGATTTTCACTGCGACAACGTTTGACTCTATCTCTTACATTTTAGCGTCAGTAGTACAAACGAACGTAACTGAAGACCCAATGCGTTGGAACCGTCTGTTCTGGGCTTTCACTCTATCATTCATGCCATCTGCATTGATGTTTATGGGCGGCCTAGCAACACTACAAACGGCAGCGATTGTGGGTGGTTTACCTCTATTAGTTATCGCTATCATGCTAATGATCTCTGGTGTTAAAGCAGCCATGCTGGATTTATCGCACCAAGATAATTACGTTGATCCTGTTATCAATATTTCTGACTTACCAGATGTTGATCCATGGAGCAAAGAAGGCCAAGCATTGGCACGATTTGAACAACTACGTGATAACGCAATTGAAGCGGCTGATCTAGAGCGTGAAGCGAACGATGCTATTTGGATGCTGAAAAAACAATTACGTAAAGAAGCATTAGCTCGTGGTGAATCAAGTGTTGATTTAGGTGATGCACCTGATGAGATCATTGAAAAATTACGTCAACTAACTGATGACTCGACAAATGCTAAAGAAGCGAAATTAGCAGCGTCTGAGCTTGCTCAAGAAGCACGTGTTGCCTTTGATGCACTGATGCGTCAGAAAGTTGAAGAAGAAACACTACAAGCAAATGAAGAAGCAAAATTGGCGATTAAAACAAGATTGAACACGCCAAGCTAA